The following coding sequences lie in one Musa acuminata AAA Group cultivar baxijiao chromosome BXJ3-1, Cavendish_Baxijiao_AAA, whole genome shotgun sequence genomic window:
- the LOC135584009 gene encoding 1-phosphatidylinositol-3-phosphate 5-kinase FAB1A-like isoform X1 → MDTSCPPNPEHCESCPEKYGEKALTKNGSGPYVTPLSPISSYASSSSFGDIQAGLNLQCRGDGYSVLDADVTQRNMVNDSSDSRANVAGFGPHISTEKKLSSSSIDNNEEKIKLSNEILDDAGAKTVVFNSHIAEEQDFNDILPLLPDFEADPDIWIPPEPEDMEDDTPSIADNDEDDDYNCLEWNQSNLLSSLDENQKISQGFKEKRQKAMLEAMNGQFKFLVSRFLASEGIDFSSLEAGQSWLDIVASLSWKAALLVKLDAAEGRAMDPGSYVKVKCIASGSRHESELIKGLVFKKNAAHKHMPTKFKNPRILLLQGVLVHSAVGLSSFESMEQEKNHLKVITDMIEACHPNVVLVERNISRDIQDSLLEKGITVVSDMKIHRLEKVSLCTGSPIISCSNFPTNLILPQCDLFRIERFMEEYNSTGGGGKRSSKTLMFLVGFQKPLGCTILLKGAQSDELKKIKRVVQYAVFAAYHLILETSFLVDLRVFFSNKNDSREGIAPLRTMPLLYMDNLECCLSTLASEHTQDVPVCNGSLGRFDHRLMSLNSDYECMFSDKSSSGDISLLSPLSATCETFEGNNSPSLISEFVSLGLDINNKTYDGKSIDLASLEASDHENAANSIISEEKIDDGIFNYQKTEPVRDLTEAVDADGCEIVNIKHKDVVESVLDPQSIIVLLSKQCTKKGTLCDQSHLSRIKYYGYFDISLGRFLRDILLNQNSCSSCSEPPEAHVYCYTHQNGNLSVHVRQLPQGSQLPGEVEGKIWMWTRCLRCKNGNKMSTRRVVLSKSACNLSFGKLLELSFSGHSSGNRLSECGHSLHRDFLRFFGLGSKVAMFVYSSVKIYAACKPPAVLQFHNPKEQEWLKREMETVLFQGRAFFSEVSDSLQNLKPIYYGPLGKQCIELSGSLKPFSEIEEMLIQEMFEFETSLLKALDHNKQMEVSLHEILGLKWLGQELLLELYVWDRRLDCLLQHTEFKLGNDECVADEIPKVHSHVNEQLSPSGSHCIQDMQIDLDTESTEASACTSNNFYKLLDVGFVDAEHSTRQYFDQSGIEEHAVSLLEQDPCIPHNPILSPEDDQNRQEICVSPSGDILIDHSIQIAEVPHVGKATDLELKNAETIAESETPPPTSLSNEFPNISDDVYAKSEGPEELIWTSFSDLREICKKDLYGGSLRKFEFINTYVPSHISPIHQTSISEVDLLHFAVGPGGNVLSASENEISSIIACALAISENFQGLLDRAESEAGETDRSFSFTCDSYGASACMSSTGASESERINLLYSASSLSLDESSTSSIDGSSSVDLQLQSVNLHPEVIVGRGKVSGKSIFSVICIYAKHFYDIRKKCCPSELAYISSLSRCKKWDAQGGKSKVFFAKSLDERFIIKQIKKTELDSFLKFGPDYFKHVFHSLDTGSQTCLAKILGVYQVRKSKSGKETKIDVMVMENLLYGHKISRTYDLKGAVFDRYISDAKYGEKVLLDQNFVEDMHKSPIYVGGDTKLLLQRAIWNDTSFLTSINVMDYSLLVGVDDDRKELVFGIIDYLRQYTWDKQLETWAKASIVPKNELPTVISPREYKKRFRKFMTRYFLSVPHCWKHEHRSPSCIICSDGKRNSAKVHNADLSEKS, encoded by the exons atggatacttCCTGCCCCCCGAACCCTGAGCATTGTGAGTCCTGTCCGGAGAAGTATGGTGAAAAAGCCTTAACTAAGAATGGTTCAGGTCCTTATGTCACTCCGCTTAGTCCCATATCAAGCTATGCAAGTTCTTCAAGCTTtg GTGATATCCAGGCTGGTTTGAATTTGCAATGCAG GGGGGACGGATATAGTGTTCTAGATGCTGATGTTACTCAAAGAAATATGGTTAATGATTCTTCTGATTCTAGGGCCAATGTAGCTGGCTTTGGACCTCACATTTCAACTGAAAAGAAGCTATCGTCCAGTTCAATAGACAATAACGAAGAGAAAATTAAATTAAGCAATGAAATCTTGGATGATGCTGGAGCCAAAACTGTTGTTTTTAACTCACATATAGCAGAAGAGCAGGACTTCAATGACATTCTGCCACTGTTACCTGATTTTGAAGCTGATCCTGACATCTGGATACCACCTGAACCAGAAGACATGGAAGATGACACACCCAGCATTGCTGataatgatgaagatgatgattatAATTGCCTAGAGTGGAATCAGTCAAATCTTTTGAGTAGTTTAGATGAAAATCAAAAGATCAGTCAAGGCTTTAAGGAAAAACGGCAAAAGGCAATGTTGGAAGCAATGAATGGACAGTTCAAGTTTCTTGTAAGTCGTTTTTTGGCATCCGAGGGAATTGATTTTTCTAGCCTAGAAGCTGGTCAGAGTTGGTTAGACATTGTTGCTTCCTTATCATGGAAAGCCGCCTTGCTTGTTAAGCTTGATGCAGCTGAAGGCAGGGCAATGGATCCTGGGTCCTATGTGAAGGTGAAATGCATCGCATCTGGTAGTCGGCATGAAAG TGAACTGATCAAGGGTTTAGTTTTCAAGAAGAATGCTGCTCATAAGCACATGccaaccaagtttaaaaatcctaGAATCCTACTGCTTCAGGGCGTCCTTGTTCACTCTGCAGTTGGCTTATCATCTTTCGAGTCAATGGAACAA gaaaagAACCATTTGAAGGTCATCACTGATATGATAGAGGCTTGCCATCCCAATGTGGTTCTGGTAGAGAGAAATATTTCTCGTGACATACAGGATTCTCTTTTAGAGAAAGGAATAACTGTGGTTTCTGATATGAAGATCCACCGTTTGGAAAAGGTTTCTCTCTGTACAGGTTCTCCTATCATTTCTTGTTCCAACTTTCCAACAAATCTGATCCTGCCACAATGTGATTTATTTCGTATTGAAAGATTTATGGAGGAATATAACAGTACTGGTGGTGGTGGTAAGAGGTCAAGCAAGACCTTAATGTTTCTAGTGGGCTTCCAGAAACCTCTGGGTTGTACT ATATTGCTGAAAGGGGCTCAGAGTGACGAACTGAAGAAGATTAAGCGTGTAGTTCAGTATGCAGTCTTTGCAGCATACCATTTGATTCTTGAAACTTCATTCCTTGTGGACCTGAGGGTTTTTTTTTCCAATAAGAATGATAGCAGGGAAGGAATTGCACCCTTGAGGACCATGCCTTTGCTTTACATGGATAATCTTGAATGTTGCCTGTCTACTCTGGCCTCAGAACATACACAAGATGTTCCTGTTTGCAATGGATCCTTGGGTAGATTTGATCATAGGTTGATGTCATTGAATTCTGACTATGAGTGTATGTTTTCTGACAAATCCAGCAGTGGTGACATATCATTGCTATCGCCTCTCTCTGCTACTTGCGAAACATTCGAAGGAAACAATTCTCCATCTCTCATTTCTGAGTTTGTTTCACTAGGGTTAGACATCAATAATAAAACTTATGATGGTAAAAGTATTGATCTTGCTTCATTGGAAGCATCTGATCATGAAAATGCAGCAAATTCGATAATTAGTGAAGAAAAAATAGATGATGGAATCTTTAATTATCAAAAGACTGAGCCAGTTAGAGATTTAACTGAAGCTGTTGATGCTGATGGTTGTGAGATTGTTAACATAAAACACAAAGATGTCGTTGAGAGTGTATTAGATCCCCAGAGCATCATAGTTTTGCTTTCTAAACAGTGCACAAAAAAAGGCACCCTTTGTGATCAGAGCCATCTTTCTCGTATAAAATATTATGGGTACTTTGACATATCACTTGGACGATTTCTGAGAGATATCTTGCTTAACCAG AACAGTTGCTCTTCTTGTAGTGAACCACCAGAGGCACACGTGTACTGTTACACCCACCAAAATGGGAATCTAAGCGTGCATGTTAGACAACTTCCTCAAGGGTCACAGTTGCCAGGTGAAGTCGAAGGAAAAATTTGGATGTGGACCCGTTGTTTGAGATGTAAGAATGGAAACAAGATGTCCACACGGAGGGTTGTCTTGTCTAAATCGGCATGTAATCTTTCATTTGGGAAGCTTTTAGAACTCAGCTTTTCAGGCCATTCTTCGGGTAATAGGCTATCTGAATGTGGACATTCTTTGCACAGGGATTTCCTTCGATTTTTTGG ATTAGGCTCCAAGGTAGCAATGTTTGTTTATTCATCAGTTAAGATCTATGCTGCTTGTAAGCCACCAGCAGTCTTGCAGTTCCATAATCCAAAAGAACAAGAATGGCTTAAGAGAGAAATGGAAACT gTTCTTTTTCAAGGACGTGCATTTTTCTCTGAGGTTTCAGACTCATTGCAGAACTTGAAGCCTATATATTATGGCCCTCTGGGTAAACAATGTATTGAGCTCTCTGGTTCACTTAAACCGTTTTCTGAAATTGAAGAGATGCTGATACAGGAAATGTTTGAATTTGAG ACCTCTCTGCTGAAGGCATTAGATCATAATAAACAAATGGAGGTTTCTCTTCATGAGATTCTCGGTTTAAAGTGGCTTGGCCAGGAGCTCCTTCTTGAGTTATATGTTTGGGACCGTCGGTTGGATTGCCTTCTGCAGCATACAGAATTCAAACTAGGAAATGATGAATGTGTAGCTGACGAAATTCCTAAAGTGCATAGTCACGTTAATGAACAACTCTCTCCTAGTGGCAGCCATTGTATACAAGACATGCAGATTGATCTTGATACAGAATCAACTGAAGCTTCTGCTTGTACAAGCAATAACTTCTATAAGCTTCTTGATGTTGGATTTGTTGATGCGGAACACTCAACAAGACAGTATTTTGATCAATCAGGGATCGAGGAGCATGCAGTATCTCTCCTTGAACAAGACCCTTGTATACCACATAATCCTATTTTGTCCCCTGAAGATGATCAGAACCGTCAGGAAATATGTGTATCTCCTTCTGGTGATATACTAATTGACCACTCCATACAGATTGCAGAAGTGCCACATGTTGGGAAGGCAACTGACCTTGAGCTTAAAAATGCTGAGACAATTGCTGAAAGTGAAACACCACCTCCTACATCCTTGTCAAATGAATTTCCAAATATTTCAGATGACGTTTATGCAAAGTCAGAAGGTCCAGAAGAGTTGATCTGGACTTCGTTTTCTGATTTGAGAGAGATATGCAAAAAGGACCTCTATGGAGGTTCATTACGGAAGTTTGAATTTATTAATACCTATGTTCCATCTCACATTTCTCCAATACACCAGACATCTATTAGTGAAGTGGACTTGTTGCACTTTGCAGTTGGTCCAGGTGGGAATGTCCTGTCTGCTTCTGAGAATGAGATATCTAGCATAATTGCATGTGCGCTAGCCATATCTGAAAATTTCCAAGGCTTGTTAGACAGGGCTGAAAGCGAAGCAGGGGAGACAGATAGATCTTTTAGCTTCACTTGTGATAGTTATGGGGCTTCTGCATGTATGTCTTCTACTGGAGCTTCAGAATCTGAAAGGATCAACTTGCTATATAGTGCCTCCTCACTTTCATTGGACGAGTCATCAACTTCGAGTATTGATGGTTCATCATCTGTTGATTTACAGCTACAATCAGTAAATTTGCATCCTGAAGTCATTGTGGGGAGAGGGAAGGTTTCTGGAAAAAGTATTTTTTCAGTAATTTGTATATATGCAAAGCATTTCTATGATATAAGAAAGAAATGTTGTCCTTCTGAACTTGCCTACATCTCTTCCTTAAGCCGTTGCAAGAAGTGGGATGCACAAGGAGGAAAGAGTAAAGTATTTTTTGCAAAGTCATTGGATGAAAGGTTCATCATTAAACAAATCAAGAAGACAGAGCTCGACTCCTTCTTAAAATTTGGCCCTGATTATTTTAAGCATGTTTTTCACTCTTTAGACACAGGGAGCCAAACTTGTCTTGCTAAAATCTTGGGAGTATATCAG GTTCGGAAAAGCAAAAGTGGCAAGGAAACCAAAATTGATGTTATGGTGATGGAAAATCTTCTATATGGACATAAAATTTCTCGAACATATGATCTCAAGGGTGCTGTCTTTGATCGATACATTTCAGATGCCAAGTATGGTGAAAAGGTTCTTTTGGATCAGAACTTTGTGGAAGACATGCATAAATCTCCCATATATGTTGGTGGGGATACTAAACTCCTTCTGCAACGTGCCATTTGGAACGATACATCTTTTCTGACT TCTATTAATGTCATGGACTATTCTTTGCTTGTTGGAGTGGATGATGACCGGAAAGAGCTTGTTTTTGGCATTATTGATTATTTGAGGCAGTATACCTGGGACAAGCAGCTTGAGACTTGGGCGAAGGCTTCAATTGTTCCTAAGAATGAATTGCCAACCGTTATTTCTCCGAGGGAGTACAAGAAAAGGTTTAGGAAGTTTATGACCAGATATTTTTTGTCAGTTCCTCATTGCTGGAAACATGAGCACCGTTCACCCTCATGCATTATTTGCTCTGATGGCAAGAGAAATTCAGCTAAAGTACACAATGCGGATCTCTCAGAGAAGTCATGA
- the LOC103983710 gene encoding uncharacterized protein LOC103983710: MLGRSSAVTLPTHEYSAYCSLLLDTSIPIPNLVLPICKSSCGFRPIVQMSASRNNSCNLSCTSNKWRIHSVEQVQAVLLEDEQKKTWETCTEILSTLKFSIEEADSILKKAFGWVHSPYWGEERSKEVPKVQKVNEMLDYIKGLGLNDEDLYKILKKFPEVLGCSLVDEVQTNIDMLEKDWGIKGKALRNLLIRNPKVLGYNVDCKGDCMAQCTRCWVRF, translated from the exons ATGTTGGGGCGATCATCAGCAGTGACTTTACCGACCCATGAATACTCAGCATACTGCTCTCTCTTG TTGGATACTTCAATTCCAATACCAAATTTGGTGCTGCCTATATGTAAATCATCATGTGGATTCAGGCCCATTGTTCAAATGAGTGCAAGCCGAAACAACAGTTGTAATTTAAGTTGCACTTCGAACAAGTGGAGGATACACTCAGTTGAACAGGTCCAAGCAGTCCTATTAGAAGACGAACAGAAGAAAACATGGGAGACGTGCACAGAAATACTCTCCACATTAAAATTTTCGATCGAGGAAGCAGACTCCATTCTCAAAAAGGCATTTGGCTGGGTTCATTCACCCTATTGGGGGGAAGAAAGAAGCAAGGAAGTTCCAAAGGTACAAAAGGTAAATGAGATGTTGGATTACATCAAAGGTTTGGGCCTTAATGATGAGGACCTATACAAAATACTGAAGAAGTTTCCTGAGGTGCTTGGATGTAGTCTAGTTGATGAAGTCCAGACGAACATTGACATGCTGGAGAAGGATTGGGGAATCAAAGGGAAAGCTCTTCGTAATCTTCTTATTAGGAATCCCAAAGTTTTGGGCTACAATGTGGATTGTAAGGGAGACTGCATGGCTCAGTGCACTAGATGTTGGGTTCGATTTTAG
- the LOC135584009 gene encoding 1-phosphatidylinositol-3-phosphate 5-kinase FAB1A-like isoform X2 — MVNDSSDSRANVAGFGPHISTEKKLSSSSIDNNEEKIKLSNEILDDAGAKTVVFNSHIAEEQDFNDILPLLPDFEADPDIWIPPEPEDMEDDTPSIADNDEDDDYNCLEWNQSNLLSSLDENQKISQGFKEKRQKAMLEAMNGQFKFLVSRFLASEGIDFSSLEAGQSWLDIVASLSWKAALLVKLDAAEGRAMDPGSYVKVKCIASGSRHESELIKGLVFKKNAAHKHMPTKFKNPRILLLQGVLVHSAVGLSSFESMEQEKNHLKVITDMIEACHPNVVLVERNISRDIQDSLLEKGITVVSDMKIHRLEKVSLCTGSPIISCSNFPTNLILPQCDLFRIERFMEEYNSTGGGGKRSSKTLMFLVGFQKPLGCTILLKGAQSDELKKIKRVVQYAVFAAYHLILETSFLVDLRVFFSNKNDSREGIAPLRTMPLLYMDNLECCLSTLASEHTQDVPVCNGSLGRFDHRLMSLNSDYECMFSDKSSSGDISLLSPLSATCETFEGNNSPSLISEFVSLGLDINNKTYDGKSIDLASLEASDHENAANSIISEEKIDDGIFNYQKTEPVRDLTEAVDADGCEIVNIKHKDVVESVLDPQSIIVLLSKQCTKKGTLCDQSHLSRIKYYGYFDISLGRFLRDILLNQNSCSSCSEPPEAHVYCYTHQNGNLSVHVRQLPQGSQLPGEVEGKIWMWTRCLRCKNGNKMSTRRVVLSKSACNLSFGKLLELSFSGHSSGNRLSECGHSLHRDFLRFFGLGSKVAMFVYSSVKIYAACKPPAVLQFHNPKEQEWLKREMETVLFQGRAFFSEVSDSLQNLKPIYYGPLGKQCIELSGSLKPFSEIEEMLIQEMFEFETSLLKALDHNKQMEVSLHEILGLKWLGQELLLELYVWDRRLDCLLQHTEFKLGNDECVADEIPKVHSHVNEQLSPSGSHCIQDMQIDLDTESTEASACTSNNFYKLLDVGFVDAEHSTRQYFDQSGIEEHAVSLLEQDPCIPHNPILSPEDDQNRQEICVSPSGDILIDHSIQIAEVPHVGKATDLELKNAETIAESETPPPTSLSNEFPNISDDVYAKSEGPEELIWTSFSDLREICKKDLYGGSLRKFEFINTYVPSHISPIHQTSISEVDLLHFAVGPGGNVLSASENEISSIIACALAISENFQGLLDRAESEAGETDRSFSFTCDSYGASACMSSTGASESERINLLYSASSLSLDESSTSSIDGSSSVDLQLQSVNLHPEVIVGRGKVSGKSIFSVICIYAKHFYDIRKKCCPSELAYISSLSRCKKWDAQGGKSKVFFAKSLDERFIIKQIKKTELDSFLKFGPDYFKHVFHSLDTGSQTCLAKILGVYQVRKSKSGKETKIDVMVMENLLYGHKISRTYDLKGAVFDRYISDAKYGEKVLLDQNFVEDMHKSPIYVGGDTKLLLQRAIWNDTSFLTSINVMDYSLLVGVDDDRKELVFGIIDYLRQYTWDKQLETWAKASIVPKNELPTVISPREYKKRFRKFMTRYFLSVPHCWKHEHRSPSCIICSDGKRNSAKVHNADLSEKS, encoded by the exons ATGGTTAATGATTCTTCTGATTCTAGGGCCAATGTAGCTGGCTTTGGACCTCACATTTCAACTGAAAAGAAGCTATCGTCCAGTTCAATAGACAATAACGAAGAGAAAATTAAATTAAGCAATGAAATCTTGGATGATGCTGGAGCCAAAACTGTTGTTTTTAACTCACATATAGCAGAAGAGCAGGACTTCAATGACATTCTGCCACTGTTACCTGATTTTGAAGCTGATCCTGACATCTGGATACCACCTGAACCAGAAGACATGGAAGATGACACACCCAGCATTGCTGataatgatgaagatgatgattatAATTGCCTAGAGTGGAATCAGTCAAATCTTTTGAGTAGTTTAGATGAAAATCAAAAGATCAGTCAAGGCTTTAAGGAAAAACGGCAAAAGGCAATGTTGGAAGCAATGAATGGACAGTTCAAGTTTCTTGTAAGTCGTTTTTTGGCATCCGAGGGAATTGATTTTTCTAGCCTAGAAGCTGGTCAGAGTTGGTTAGACATTGTTGCTTCCTTATCATGGAAAGCCGCCTTGCTTGTTAAGCTTGATGCAGCTGAAGGCAGGGCAATGGATCCTGGGTCCTATGTGAAGGTGAAATGCATCGCATCTGGTAGTCGGCATGAAAG TGAACTGATCAAGGGTTTAGTTTTCAAGAAGAATGCTGCTCATAAGCACATGccaaccaagtttaaaaatcctaGAATCCTACTGCTTCAGGGCGTCCTTGTTCACTCTGCAGTTGGCTTATCATCTTTCGAGTCAATGGAACAA gaaaagAACCATTTGAAGGTCATCACTGATATGATAGAGGCTTGCCATCCCAATGTGGTTCTGGTAGAGAGAAATATTTCTCGTGACATACAGGATTCTCTTTTAGAGAAAGGAATAACTGTGGTTTCTGATATGAAGATCCACCGTTTGGAAAAGGTTTCTCTCTGTACAGGTTCTCCTATCATTTCTTGTTCCAACTTTCCAACAAATCTGATCCTGCCACAATGTGATTTATTTCGTATTGAAAGATTTATGGAGGAATATAACAGTACTGGTGGTGGTGGTAAGAGGTCAAGCAAGACCTTAATGTTTCTAGTGGGCTTCCAGAAACCTCTGGGTTGTACT ATATTGCTGAAAGGGGCTCAGAGTGACGAACTGAAGAAGATTAAGCGTGTAGTTCAGTATGCAGTCTTTGCAGCATACCATTTGATTCTTGAAACTTCATTCCTTGTGGACCTGAGGGTTTTTTTTTCCAATAAGAATGATAGCAGGGAAGGAATTGCACCCTTGAGGACCATGCCTTTGCTTTACATGGATAATCTTGAATGTTGCCTGTCTACTCTGGCCTCAGAACATACACAAGATGTTCCTGTTTGCAATGGATCCTTGGGTAGATTTGATCATAGGTTGATGTCATTGAATTCTGACTATGAGTGTATGTTTTCTGACAAATCCAGCAGTGGTGACATATCATTGCTATCGCCTCTCTCTGCTACTTGCGAAACATTCGAAGGAAACAATTCTCCATCTCTCATTTCTGAGTTTGTTTCACTAGGGTTAGACATCAATAATAAAACTTATGATGGTAAAAGTATTGATCTTGCTTCATTGGAAGCATCTGATCATGAAAATGCAGCAAATTCGATAATTAGTGAAGAAAAAATAGATGATGGAATCTTTAATTATCAAAAGACTGAGCCAGTTAGAGATTTAACTGAAGCTGTTGATGCTGATGGTTGTGAGATTGTTAACATAAAACACAAAGATGTCGTTGAGAGTGTATTAGATCCCCAGAGCATCATAGTTTTGCTTTCTAAACAGTGCACAAAAAAAGGCACCCTTTGTGATCAGAGCCATCTTTCTCGTATAAAATATTATGGGTACTTTGACATATCACTTGGACGATTTCTGAGAGATATCTTGCTTAACCAG AACAGTTGCTCTTCTTGTAGTGAACCACCAGAGGCACACGTGTACTGTTACACCCACCAAAATGGGAATCTAAGCGTGCATGTTAGACAACTTCCTCAAGGGTCACAGTTGCCAGGTGAAGTCGAAGGAAAAATTTGGATGTGGACCCGTTGTTTGAGATGTAAGAATGGAAACAAGATGTCCACACGGAGGGTTGTCTTGTCTAAATCGGCATGTAATCTTTCATTTGGGAAGCTTTTAGAACTCAGCTTTTCAGGCCATTCTTCGGGTAATAGGCTATCTGAATGTGGACATTCTTTGCACAGGGATTTCCTTCGATTTTTTGG ATTAGGCTCCAAGGTAGCAATGTTTGTTTATTCATCAGTTAAGATCTATGCTGCTTGTAAGCCACCAGCAGTCTTGCAGTTCCATAATCCAAAAGAACAAGAATGGCTTAAGAGAGAAATGGAAACT gTTCTTTTTCAAGGACGTGCATTTTTCTCTGAGGTTTCAGACTCATTGCAGAACTTGAAGCCTATATATTATGGCCCTCTGGGTAAACAATGTATTGAGCTCTCTGGTTCACTTAAACCGTTTTCTGAAATTGAAGAGATGCTGATACAGGAAATGTTTGAATTTGAG ACCTCTCTGCTGAAGGCATTAGATCATAATAAACAAATGGAGGTTTCTCTTCATGAGATTCTCGGTTTAAAGTGGCTTGGCCAGGAGCTCCTTCTTGAGTTATATGTTTGGGACCGTCGGTTGGATTGCCTTCTGCAGCATACAGAATTCAAACTAGGAAATGATGAATGTGTAGCTGACGAAATTCCTAAAGTGCATAGTCACGTTAATGAACAACTCTCTCCTAGTGGCAGCCATTGTATACAAGACATGCAGATTGATCTTGATACAGAATCAACTGAAGCTTCTGCTTGTACAAGCAATAACTTCTATAAGCTTCTTGATGTTGGATTTGTTGATGCGGAACACTCAACAAGACAGTATTTTGATCAATCAGGGATCGAGGAGCATGCAGTATCTCTCCTTGAACAAGACCCTTGTATACCACATAATCCTATTTTGTCCCCTGAAGATGATCAGAACCGTCAGGAAATATGTGTATCTCCTTCTGGTGATATACTAATTGACCACTCCATACAGATTGCAGAAGTGCCACATGTTGGGAAGGCAACTGACCTTGAGCTTAAAAATGCTGAGACAATTGCTGAAAGTGAAACACCACCTCCTACATCCTTGTCAAATGAATTTCCAAATATTTCAGATGACGTTTATGCAAAGTCAGAAGGTCCAGAAGAGTTGATCTGGACTTCGTTTTCTGATTTGAGAGAGATATGCAAAAAGGACCTCTATGGAGGTTCATTACGGAAGTTTGAATTTATTAATACCTATGTTCCATCTCACATTTCTCCAATACACCAGACATCTATTAGTGAAGTGGACTTGTTGCACTTTGCAGTTGGTCCAGGTGGGAATGTCCTGTCTGCTTCTGAGAATGAGATATCTAGCATAATTGCATGTGCGCTAGCCATATCTGAAAATTTCCAAGGCTTGTTAGACAGGGCTGAAAGCGAAGCAGGGGAGACAGATAGATCTTTTAGCTTCACTTGTGATAGTTATGGGGCTTCTGCATGTATGTCTTCTACTGGAGCTTCAGAATCTGAAAGGATCAACTTGCTATATAGTGCCTCCTCACTTTCATTGGACGAGTCATCAACTTCGAGTATTGATGGTTCATCATCTGTTGATTTACAGCTACAATCAGTAAATTTGCATCCTGAAGTCATTGTGGGGAGAGGGAAGGTTTCTGGAAAAAGTATTTTTTCAGTAATTTGTATATATGCAAAGCATTTCTATGATATAAGAAAGAAATGTTGTCCTTCTGAACTTGCCTACATCTCTTCCTTAAGCCGTTGCAAGAAGTGGGATGCACAAGGAGGAAAGAGTAAAGTATTTTTTGCAAAGTCATTGGATGAAAGGTTCATCATTAAACAAATCAAGAAGACAGAGCTCGACTCCTTCTTAAAATTTGGCCCTGATTATTTTAAGCATGTTTTTCACTCTTTAGACACAGGGAGCCAAACTTGTCTTGCTAAAATCTTGGGAGTATATCAG GTTCGGAAAAGCAAAAGTGGCAAGGAAACCAAAATTGATGTTATGGTGATGGAAAATCTTCTATATGGACATAAAATTTCTCGAACATATGATCTCAAGGGTGCTGTCTTTGATCGATACATTTCAGATGCCAAGTATGGTGAAAAGGTTCTTTTGGATCAGAACTTTGTGGAAGACATGCATAAATCTCCCATATATGTTGGTGGGGATACTAAACTCCTTCTGCAACGTGCCATTTGGAACGATACATCTTTTCTGACT TCTATTAATGTCATGGACTATTCTTTGCTTGTTGGAGTGGATGATGACCGGAAAGAGCTTGTTTTTGGCATTATTGATTATTTGAGGCAGTATACCTGGGACAAGCAGCTTGAGACTTGGGCGAAGGCTTCAATTGTTCCTAAGAATGAATTGCCAACCGTTATTTCTCCGAGGGAGTACAAGAAAAGGTTTAGGAAGTTTATGACCAGATATTTTTTGTCAGTTCCTCATTGCTGGAAACATGAGCACCGTTCACCCTCATGCATTATTTGCTCTGATGGCAAGAGAAATTCAGCTAAAGTACACAATGCGGATCTCTCAGAGAAGTCATGA